The Spirosoma foliorum genome has a window encoding:
- a CDS encoding RidA family protein → MKKLEIKHPDKAINTGAYSSGVLVGDLLFVSGQGPLDLATGDVKHGTIEEETLLTLSHIQKIVEAAGGTIDDIVKCTVHLEDINEFDRYDAVYGSFFTGIRPARTTVQSVLSDGIKIEIDAIARINSANV, encoded by the coding sequence ATGAAGAAACTGGAAATTAAACATCCCGACAAAGCCATCAATACGGGTGCCTATTCATCAGGTGTTCTGGTGGGCGATCTGCTATTCGTTAGCGGTCAGGGGCCGTTGGATTTGGCAACGGGCGACGTAAAACACGGCACCATTGAAGAAGAAACCTTGCTCACTCTCTCGCATATACAAAAGATTGTAGAGGCCGCCGGAGGAACCATCGACGACATCGTAAAATGCACGGTGCATCTGGAAGACATCAATGAATTTGATCGCTACGATGCTGTCTATGGGTCATTCTTCACGGGCATACGCCCGGCCCGGACAACAGTCCAATCAGTGCTATCGGATGGAATCAAGATTGAAATTGATGCCATTGCCCGTATCAATTCTGCCAACGTTTAG
- a CDS encoding creatininase family protein — protein sequence MKFSDLSYPQINSYTDKVLLLPIAAIEQHGPHLAVSTDTDIVTQVAQEAEKALPETVLLCPTLPYGSSHHHLSFGGTLSIPPDLYTQVIVSLVESLVLSGHQRIVLLNGHGGNITPVKQALAILSKRFDASHQPTIALATYWELAGSVFAGEFPMESPALSHACEYETSLMLHLFPEKVRMERVDRAQRPERNGYIGWEDDEPYRGVTVFKQTEFISSNGSSGEPQLGTPEKGKHLFDQAVRSLIEFLDAFNNWPLSENLATKP from the coding sequence ATGAAGTTTTCTGATCTAAGCTACCCACAGATTAACAGCTATACCGACAAGGTGCTTTTGCTACCAATTGCCGCCATTGAACAGCACGGCCCTCATCTGGCGGTATCGACCGATACGGATATTGTGACTCAGGTTGCTCAGGAAGCCGAGAAAGCGTTGCCTGAAACAGTACTGCTTTGCCCAACCCTGCCCTATGGCTCCAGTCACCATCATTTGTCTTTTGGTGGGACACTCAGCATACCTCCAGACTTATACACACAGGTGATCGTCAGTCTGGTCGAATCGCTGGTACTCAGCGGGCATCAACGTATTGTACTTCTTAACGGTCATGGCGGGAACATTACTCCGGTAAAACAGGCGCTGGCTATCCTGAGCAAACGCTTCGATGCGAGTCATCAGCCTACTATTGCGCTGGCAACCTATTGGGAATTGGCAGGCAGTGTATTCGCTGGAGAGTTTCCAATGGAAAGCCCGGCCTTGAGTCATGCTTGTGAATACGAAACGAGTTTGATGCTCCATCTTTTCCCCGAAAAAGTCAGGATGGAACGGGTGGATCGGGCACAACGACCTGAACGGAACGGGTACATCGGCTGGGAAGACGATGAGCCATACCGGGGCGTAACGGTCTTCAAACAAACCGAATTCATTTCCAGCAACGGTAGCAGCGGAGAACCTCAACTAGGCACGCCCGAAAAAGGAAAACATTTATTCGACCAGGCCGTCAGGTCGCTGATTGAGTTTCTGGACGCCTTCAACAACTGGCCTTTATCTGAAAACCTGGCAACAAAACCATGA
- a CDS encoding 3-hydroxyacyl-CoA dehydrogenase family protein produces the protein MTSQLRIGTVGLGLMGSSIATCILAAGHTVTSLIKEIETADEARNRILGYLQQLSQEGLLTDTPETVLSRLTITNDVSLLSNHTVVIESITENIDEKKRLYHQLETVLSPTAIIGSNTSAIPVSVLQSGLKHPQRLLGLHWAEPAHITRFMEVICGKESDLTYAYEIVKLAESWGKEPSLLKKDIRGFITNRIMYAMLRESFNLVENGYATIEDVDRSLRNDLGYWITFAGPFRFMDLTGIPAYLTVMKDLFPDLSNSTETPKLMEELVASGAKGVQNAQGFYPYTPESAKEWEEKFIDFSYDIRKLAQTYTPTSADDTK, from the coding sequence ATGACCTCTCAACTACGTATCGGAACGGTGGGACTTGGCCTGATGGGAAGCAGTATTGCGACCTGCATACTGGCGGCTGGCCATACAGTTACCTCGTTGATTAAAGAAATCGAAACTGCCGATGAAGCCCGGAATCGTATTCTTGGTTATTTACAGCAGTTAAGCCAGGAAGGACTGTTAACGGATACGCCTGAAACTGTTCTGAGCCGTCTTACAATCACCAACGACGTTTCGTTATTGAGCAACCACACTGTTGTGATTGAGTCGATTACAGAAAACATCGACGAAAAGAAACGACTGTATCACCAACTGGAAACGGTCCTCTCGCCTACCGCCATTATCGGGAGTAACACCTCGGCCATTCCGGTGTCGGTGTTGCAAAGCGGGCTTAAGCATCCACAGCGGCTATTGGGCCTTCACTGGGCGGAACCGGCACATATTACCCGATTTATGGAGGTCATTTGTGGGAAAGAATCCGACCTGACCTATGCTTATGAAATCGTTAAACTTGCCGAAAGCTGGGGCAAAGAGCCTTCGTTGCTGAAGAAAGATATTCGGGGATTCATTACCAATCGGATTATGTACGCCATGCTCCGGGAGTCGTTCAATCTGGTCGAAAATGGGTACGCCACCATTGAAGATGTAGATCGCTCTCTTCGGAACGATCTGGGCTACTGGATCACCTTCGCCGGGCCGTTTCGATTCATGGACCTTACCGGTATTCCCGCTTATCTGACGGTCATGAAAGATCTCTTTCCCGACCTCAGCAACAGCACCGAAACCCCGAAACTGATGGAAGAACTGGTCGCATCGGGTGCGAAAGGCGTGCAGAATGCGCAGGGTTTTTATCCCTACACGCCCGAATCGGCCAAAGAGTGGGAAGAGAAATTCATCGATTTCAGCTACGACATTCGGAAACTCGCTCAAACCTATACCCCTACTTCTGCCGACGACACCAAATGA